The Lentzea guizhouensis genome contains a region encoding:
- a CDS encoding SCO6745 family protein produces the protein MIRNLWRSLEAVHAMIYFVPQADSRYAQVGLDRAGGYFASRAAALGAVSGEVVVATFYNFNPALVKARIPAAWEKVTPEQMLALRLEAVEEALRPVLPDDLEEITGLATRAAQRSTELAFGRTLFAAHAGLEWPEDTLLRLWHAQTLLREFRGDGHLAALLQEGLTGIEALVLHAASGEVPAETLRKTRGWSEEQWAATTEDLRQRGLVTAEGTLTEAGRELRQRVEDNTDRMNAPAYDVLSEQEKQRYLQLGAPLSQAVLAAGLLPGKR, from the coding sequence ATGATCAGGAACCTGTGGCGTTCGCTCGAAGCCGTGCACGCGATGATCTACTTCGTCCCCCAGGCGGACAGCCGGTACGCGCAGGTGGGGCTGGACCGGGCCGGCGGGTACTTCGCGTCACGGGCGGCGGCGCTCGGGGCGGTGAGCGGCGAGGTCGTGGTGGCCACCTTCTACAACTTCAACCCCGCGCTGGTGAAGGCGCGCATTCCGGCGGCGTGGGAGAAGGTCACGCCGGAGCAGATGCTCGCGTTGCGGCTGGAGGCGGTGGAGGAGGCGTTGCGGCCGGTGTTGCCGGACGACCTCGAGGAGATCACCGGGCTGGCGACGCGGGCGGCGCAGAGGTCGACGGAGCTGGCGTTCGGGCGCACGTTGTTCGCGGCGCACGCGGGGCTGGAGTGGCCGGAGGACACGCTGTTGCGGCTGTGGCACGCGCAGACGCTGCTGCGGGAGTTCCGGGGTGACGGGCACCTGGCGGCGTTGCTGCAGGAGGGGCTCACCGGCATCGAGGCGCTGGTGCTGCACGCGGCGTCGGGTGAGGTGCCGGCCGAGACCCTGCGCAAGACCCGCGGCTGGTCGGAGGAGCAGTGGGCGGCGACCACCGAGGACCTCCGGCAACGTGGGCTGGTCACGGCGGAGGGGACGCTGACGGAGGCCGGGCGGGAGCTGCGGCAGCGCGTCGAGGACAACACCGACCGCATGAACGCGCCCGCGTACGACGTGCTGAGCGAGCAGGAGAAGCAGCGCTACCTCCAGCTCGGCGCGCCGCTCAGCCAGGCCGTCCTCGCGGCGGGCCTGCTGCCGGGCAAGCGCTGA
- a CDS encoding DUF4240 domain-containing protein, whose amino-acid sequence MTPTAFWQLIADARAAVDDPSDCCAVVTATTARLAALPPAEIMSAQQVFWDLMAFSYSGDLWAAAYVINGGCSDDGFEYFRGWLLTQGEAAYTAAVTTPDTLAGLPAVIAAAESDEELECEAALGIAWDAHLTATGMRLPQDAFTVSYPEIRLDWHDDFDDDAGIERLLPRLTALYDD is encoded by the coding sequence GTGACCCCGACCGCCTTCTGGCAGCTCATCGCCGACGCCCGCGCGGCCGTCGACGACCCGTCCGACTGCTGCGCCGTGGTCACCGCCACCACCGCCCGCCTGGCCGCGCTCCCGCCCGCCGAGATCATGTCCGCCCAGCAGGTCTTCTGGGACCTGATGGCGTTCTCCTACTCCGGCGACCTCTGGGCCGCCGCCTACGTGATCAACGGCGGCTGTTCCGACGACGGCTTCGAGTACTTCCGCGGCTGGCTCCTCACCCAGGGCGAGGCCGCCTACACCGCAGCGGTCACCACCCCCGACACGCTCGCCGGTCTCCCCGCCGTGATCGCCGCCGCCGAGTCGGACGAGGAACTGGAGTGCGAGGCAGCCCTGGGCATCGCCTGGGACGCCCACCTCACCGCCACCGGCATGCGCCTGCCCCAGGACGCCTTCACGGTCAGCTACCCGGAGATCCGCCTGGACTGGCACGACGACTTCGACGACGACGCGGGCATCGAACGCCTGCTGCCCCGGCTGACGGCCCTGTACGACGACTGA
- a CDS encoding vWA domain-containing protein has product MRYRYGRWGGGADPLAPPVDLRAAVDELGREIMEGASPNAALRELLRRGVDGTRGLDDMTSRLWQRRSSIKRRHRLDGTLQEVRRLLDEALEAERRALFPDPSDDARFREAQLDALPQGTAAAVQELANYSWQSQEARQAYEQIRELLGRELLDQRFRGMKEALSNVDSEDVRRIQRMLRDLNELLTAHAASSPDTPRMFDEFMRKHGDFFPENPRTVDELIDALAARSAAAQRMMNSMTDEQRAELSALSQQAFGGIGSQLSTLDSLLQRLRPGEDWTSSARFRGQDPLGLGEGAQAMADLAELDALAEQLAQSYPGARLEDIDLEALERQLGPEASVDARRLAELEKALRQQNILERAPDGSLRLTPKALRRLGETALRGVVDQLRSSQGSRDTVTAGAAGELIGSTRPWQFGDTEPWDVPRTLRNSVLRSGAMSLDVVDIEVAETEHRSRAAVALCVDTSWSMVQDGRWVPMKRTALALHHLIQTRFRTDALQLVTFGRYAEAVDIGQLTALEGVWEQGTNLHHALLLAGRHVRRHPDAQPVVLVVTDGEPTAHLEPEGDAEFHYPPLPRTLTKTLNEVDSLARLGATISVFKLGDDPRLAAFVDIVARRGGGRVVAADEDGLGAAVVSDYLRSRKQRR; this is encoded by the coding sequence ATGAGATACCGCTACGGACGCTGGGGCGGCGGCGCCGACCCGCTGGCGCCCCCCGTCGACCTGCGCGCGGCCGTGGACGAGCTCGGCCGCGAGATCATGGAGGGCGCCTCACCCAACGCCGCGCTGCGCGAGCTGCTGCGGCGCGGCGTGGACGGCACGCGCGGCCTGGACGACATGACCTCGCGGCTGTGGCAGCGGCGTTCGTCGATCAAGCGCCGCCACCGCCTCGACGGCACGCTGCAGGAGGTCCGGCGGCTGCTGGACGAGGCGCTGGAGGCGGAGCGGCGGGCGTTGTTCCCCGACCCGTCCGACGACGCCCGCTTCCGCGAGGCCCAGCTGGACGCCCTGCCCCAGGGCACGGCCGCGGCGGTGCAGGAGCTCGCGAACTACTCCTGGCAGTCGCAGGAGGCCAGGCAGGCGTACGAGCAGATCCGCGAGCTGCTCGGCCGTGAGCTGCTGGACCAGCGCTTCCGCGGGATGAAGGAAGCACTGTCCAACGTGGACTCCGAGGACGTGCGCCGCATCCAGCGCATGTTGCGCGACCTCAACGAGCTGCTGACCGCCCACGCGGCCTCCTCGCCCGACACACCGCGCATGTTCGACGAGTTCATGCGCAAGCACGGCGACTTCTTCCCGGAGAACCCGCGCACCGTCGACGAGCTGATCGACGCGCTGGCCGCCCGTTCGGCCGCGGCGCAACGCATGATGAACTCGATGACCGACGAACAGCGCGCCGAGCTGTCCGCGTTGTCCCAGCAGGCCTTCGGCGGCATCGGCTCGCAGCTGTCCACGCTGGACTCCCTGCTGCAACGCCTGCGCCCCGGCGAGGACTGGACCTCCTCGGCCCGGTTCCGCGGCCAGGACCCGCTCGGCCTCGGCGAGGGCGCGCAGGCCATGGCCGACCTCGCCGAGCTGGACGCACTGGCCGAACAGCTCGCCCAGTCCTACCCCGGCGCCCGCCTGGAGGACATCGACCTGGAGGCACTGGAACGCCAGCTCGGCCCGGAGGCCTCCGTCGACGCCCGTCGCCTCGCCGAGCTCGAAAAGGCCCTGCGCCAGCAGAACATCCTCGAACGGGCCCCGGACGGCTCGCTGCGCCTGACCCCGAAGGCCCTGCGCCGCCTCGGCGAAACCGCCCTGCGCGGCGTCGTCGACCAGCTGCGCTCCTCCCAGGGCTCCCGCGACACCGTCACCGCCGGTGCCGCGGGCGAACTGATCGGCTCCACCCGCCCGTGGCAGTTCGGCGACACCGAACCGTGGGACGTCCCCCGCACCCTGCGCAACTCCGTGCTGCGCTCCGGCGCCATGTCCCTCGACGTGGTCGACATCGAGGTCGCCGAAACCGAACACCGCTCCCGCGCCGCCGTCGCCCTGTGCGTCGACACGTCGTGGTCGATGGTCCAGGACGGCCGCTGGGTGCCCATGAAGCGCACCGCCCTGGCCCTGCACCACCTCATCCAGACCCGCTTCCGCACCGACGCCCTGCAACTGGTCACCTTCGGCCGTTACGCGGAGGCCGTCGACATCGGCCAGCTCACGGCGTTGGAGGGCGTCTGGGAACAGGGCACCAACCTGCACCACGCCCTGCTCCTCGCGGGCCGCCACGTCCGCCGCCACCCCGACGCCCAGCCCGTGGTGCTGGTCGTCACCGACGGCGAACCCACCGCCCACCTCGAACCGGAGGGCGACGCCGAGTTCCACTACCCACCGCTGCCGCGCACGCTGACCAAGACGCTGAACGAGGTCGACTCCCTGGCCCGCCTGGGAGCGACGATCTCGGTCTTCAAGCTGGGCGACGACCCTCGCCTGGCCGCTTTCGTCGACATCGTGGCCCGCCGCGGTGGCGGCCGCGTGGTGGCCGCCGACGAGGACGGCCTGGGCGCCGCCGTGGTCAGCGACTACCTCCGCTCCCGCAAGCAACGCCGCTGA
- a CDS encoding N,N-dimethylformamidase beta subunit family domain-containing protein: MDLGDSENSGVARRTVLQGAAALAGAALVAGPGTARAADDDPEQRLLQIVPGGNGVLYAWYADGRLKWFKHLGRTDGTYNWADGNGREIGLGWQIHTTVLASQDGQVFGFCGDGTLWWHKWVLTNSATGEGYWAPGTNNIIHRGFRDYAAVFGGWDGVFYAVDKQGDLYWFKYKAGDGSNGPGAWAHDGVGQKIASGKRDYDLWWADTDGVIYAVRHGASLHWFRYLAGDGSTGPGAWANDGEGIGIGSGWDWGSSVERFADAGGVFYCVFVNRDPDRPDHELHWYRLTNHRTVDVDGGGTWAAGGTGKLVGTGFTVTRAANLQGYTRWSASQGERLDVAVSTTLDEYRASVLRLNGPVEQGYAAEVWAPRTFRGRRQLLRSGYRANGCGWTTDLSVDIGDWPSGFHVVKLEGAYGMRQYIPFVVKPKQPEHDVALLLPFLTHNAYNHWGGHFQYTWDERPARRKITTNRPFGNAFIEGPGFIDVRFHGDLLLMKWFADNSLGYDCYQDVDLHDPSWLAQYKVLVLASHPEYWTPQMRDAVETYLANGGRVIYTGGNGMYERVDHDPAGFVLHRNDSGHRWLWRDQGRPESAVLGVAYDSWSYMEMKPYVVSAEHPFLEGTGLTVGSEFGHTGYNFAASGWEVDNRAGAGRVEPDAVAFAHGLQDPGHGAEMVVLPKPNGGWVFSVGSLCFNGALADDPAMARILRNAVEAAVR, encoded by the coding sequence ATGGATCTGGGGGATTCGGAAAACAGCGGAGTCGCGCGCAGAACCGTCCTGCAAGGGGCGGCCGCGCTGGCAGGGGCGGCACTGGTCGCGGGGCCGGGTACGGCGAGGGCGGCGGACGACGACCCGGAGCAGCGGCTGCTGCAGATCGTTCCCGGCGGCAACGGCGTGCTGTACGCCTGGTACGCCGACGGGCGCCTCAAGTGGTTCAAGCACCTCGGCCGCACCGACGGCACGTACAACTGGGCCGACGGCAACGGCCGTGAGATCGGCCTCGGCTGGCAGATCCACACGACCGTGCTCGCGTCCCAGGACGGCCAGGTCTTCGGCTTCTGCGGCGACGGCACGCTCTGGTGGCACAAGTGGGTGCTGACCAACAGCGCCACCGGTGAGGGCTACTGGGCGCCGGGTACGAACAACATCATCCACCGCGGCTTCCGCGACTACGCGGCCGTGTTCGGCGGCTGGGACGGCGTCTTCTACGCCGTGGACAAGCAGGGTGACCTGTACTGGTTCAAGTACAAGGCCGGTGACGGCTCGAACGGGCCGGGTGCGTGGGCGCATGACGGCGTCGGCCAGAAGATCGCCTCCGGCAAGCGCGACTACGACCTGTGGTGGGCCGACACCGACGGGGTGATCTACGCGGTGCGGCACGGCGCGTCGCTGCACTGGTTCCGCTACCTCGCCGGTGACGGGTCCACCGGGCCCGGTGCCTGGGCGAACGACGGCGAGGGGATCGGCATCGGTTCCGGCTGGGACTGGGGCAGCAGCGTCGAGCGGTTCGCCGACGCCGGTGGCGTCTTCTACTGCGTGTTCGTCAACAGGGACCCGGACCGGCCCGACCACGAGCTGCACTGGTACCGGCTCACCAACCACCGCACGGTCGACGTGGACGGCGGGGGGACGTGGGCGGCCGGCGGCACCGGCAAGCTCGTCGGCACCGGCTTCACCGTCACCCGCGCCGCGAACCTGCAGGGCTACACCCGCTGGTCGGCCTCCCAGGGCGAGCGCCTCGACGTGGCCGTCTCGACGACGCTCGACGAGTACCGCGCGAGCGTGCTCCGGCTGAACGGGCCGGTCGAGCAGGGCTATGCCGCGGAAGTGTGGGCGCCGCGCACGTTCCGGGGGCGCAGGCAGTTGTTGAGGTCCGGCTACCGGGCGAACGGCTGCGGGTGGACCACGGACCTGAGCGTCGACATCGGGGACTGGCCGTCGGGCTTTCACGTCGTGAAGCTCGAAGGCGCGTACGGAATGCGGCAGTACATCCCATTTGTCGTGAAGCCCAAGCAGCCCGAACACGACGTCGCGCTGCTGCTGCCGTTCCTGACGCACAACGCTTACAACCACTGGGGCGGGCACTTCCAGTACACCTGGGACGAACGTCCAGCGCGCCGCAAGATCACCACGAACCGGCCGTTCGGGAACGCGTTCATCGAGGGGCCGGGCTTCATCGACGTGCGTTTCCACGGCGACCTGTTGCTGATGAAGTGGTTCGCGGACAACAGCCTCGGCTACGACTGCTACCAGGACGTCGACCTGCACGACCCGAGCTGGCTGGCGCAGTACAAGGTGCTCGTGCTGGCGTCTCACCCCGAGTACTGGACGCCGCAGATGCGTGACGCCGTGGAGACCTATCTGGCCAACGGCGGCCGGGTGATCTACACGGGCGGCAACGGCATGTACGAGCGCGTCGACCACGACCCCGCCGGCTTCGTGTTGCACCGCAACGACTCCGGCCACCGGTGGCTGTGGCGTGACCAGGGCCGGCCGGAGTCCGCCGTGCTCGGCGTGGCGTACGACAGCTGGTCGTACATGGAGATGAAGCCGTACGTCGTGAGCGCCGAGCACCCGTTCCTGGAGGGCACCGGGCTCACGGTCGGCAGCGAGTTCGGCCACACCGGGTACAACTTCGCGGCCAGTGGCTGGGAGGTCGACAACCGGGCCGGCGCCGGGCGGGTCGAACCGGACGCCGTCGCGTTCGCTCACGGCTTACAAGACCCCGGCCACGGTGCCGAGATGGTCGTGCTGCCGAAGCCGAACGGAGGGTGGGTGTTCAGCGTGGGTTCCTTGTGCTTCAACGGAGCCCTGGCCGACGACCCGGCGATGGCACGCATCCTGCGCAACGCCGTGGAGGCGGCCGTGCGGTAG
- a CDS encoding YcxB family protein: MSNCVDFKWAPSPADWRASLRTMVPMFRWAPWFAVALAGLSLVLLFFYDDMVPAAIFGLVFALVIGFMEPVAVWWRFSSDEMISRTVVGSADDQSFRMAVGTAVREELDWAELPSWTETRQGFVLETLDEGSASLSVPHRAFASTQDAQSFRTLLEQHIGPAK, from the coding sequence ATGAGCAACTGTGTCGATTTCAAGTGGGCGCCCTCGCCCGCGGACTGGCGGGCCAGTCTGCGCACGATGGTGCCGATGTTCCGCTGGGCGCCCTGGTTCGCGGTCGCGCTGGCCGGGCTGTCGCTGGTCCTGCTGTTCTTCTACGACGACATGGTGCCCGCCGCGATCTTCGGCCTGGTGTTCGCGCTGGTGATCGGCTTCATGGAGCCGGTGGCGGTGTGGTGGCGCTTCTCGTCGGACGAGATGATCAGCCGGACCGTCGTGGGCAGCGCGGACGACCAGTCGTTCCGGATGGCCGTGGGCACCGCCGTGCGCGAGGAGCTCGACTGGGCCGAGCTGCCCAGCTGGACCGAGACGCGGCAGGGATTTGTGCTGGAGACGCTGGACGAGGGGTCGGCGTCGCTGTCGGTGCCGCACCGGGCGTTCGCGTCCACGCAGGACGCCCAGTCGTTCCGGACGCTGCTCGAACAGCACATCGGGCCCGCCAAGTAG
- a CDS encoding vWA domain-containing protein, which translates to MEDVDQRRSSTAPRYAGAVMLAVVAGHLLAEAATGSLATWQSWVIYALGTAVVIGGASAVDGLAGWVKRIRWGWVVFVAVLAALGVLVFFAAPPVLAYGRVLLLGCPQPAEVRVLTSQAALPAVQDVARQFELHTADGHHGCRTARLFVFAAPGDTGANALRSSWSSQALREVGPHPDVWLPDSTTETAEVVRRTDGIGSAVRVLQGESVAWSPVVLAMPAAVARDVASSSPEPWGELLAKVHGTGLPIGRPNPLTAIDGRLATYALYSSLDPAVVERRLEESTQLRPDAALVTTEQVLLRHNRTACAVKPCLTALYPSDTYRADYPVNLVEWDTQDASNLEARAPARAFQSWLSSQAGKTALNTAGLRPSKQAAGSEFREEHGVQAGPILDNDEAAPDLSEWPAFERKYDQAKRDGRIWLTLDASGSMTEQTATGESRFAVAVDGVRKALTQMGARDTYGLSVFSGSEVRPLVPLGRRDREAATTALEAVTPTGGTPLHQAILDSAARIGTDDADHVSAVIALTDGEDTTSPQTRADVAAALRDRPVRVFVVAVGDASCAAHALTTITDASGGECHDSTMDTLGDDLAALFRKLWGGAP; encoded by the coding sequence ATGGAAGATGTCGACCAACGACGGTCGAGCACAGCACCGAGGTACGCCGGTGCCGTCATGCTGGCCGTCGTCGCCGGGCACCTGCTGGCCGAGGCGGCCACGGGGTCGCTCGCGACCTGGCAGTCCTGGGTGATCTACGCCCTCGGCACCGCGGTGGTCATCGGCGGTGCGAGCGCCGTCGACGGGCTGGCCGGGTGGGTGAAGCGGATCCGGTGGGGCTGGGTCGTGTTCGTCGCGGTGCTCGCTGCCCTGGGTGTGCTGGTGTTCTTCGCCGCACCGCCGGTGCTCGCGTACGGGCGGGTGCTGCTGCTCGGGTGTCCGCAGCCGGCCGAGGTGCGGGTGCTGACGTCGCAGGCCGCGCTTCCCGCGGTCCAGGACGTGGCGCGGCAGTTCGAGCTGCACACGGCCGACGGGCACCACGGGTGCCGCACGGCGCGGTTGTTCGTGTTCGCGGCGCCGGGCGACACGGGCGCGAACGCGTTGCGCTCGTCGTGGTCGTCGCAGGCCCTGCGGGAGGTGGGCCCGCACCCGGACGTGTGGCTGCCCGACTCGACGACCGAGACCGCGGAGGTGGTGCGGCGCACGGACGGCATCGGCTCGGCGGTGCGGGTCCTGCAGGGCGAGTCCGTCGCCTGGTCGCCGGTCGTGCTGGCGATGCCGGCCGCCGTCGCGCGAGATGTCGCGTCGAGCTCGCCGGAGCCGTGGGGCGAGCTGCTGGCGAAGGTGCACGGCACCGGGCTGCCGATCGGTCGCCCGAACCCGCTGACCGCCATCGACGGCAGGCTGGCCACCTACGCGTTGTACTCGTCGCTCGACCCGGCGGTGGTGGAACGCCGGCTGGAGGAGAGCACCCAGCTGCGGCCGGACGCGGCGCTCGTGACGACCGAGCAGGTCCTCTTGCGGCACAACAGAACGGCCTGCGCGGTCAAGCCGTGCCTGACCGCGCTGTACCCGTCGGACACCTACCGCGCCGACTACCCGGTGAACCTCGTCGAGTGGGACACCCAGGACGCCTCGAACCTCGAAGCCCGCGCACCCGCGCGTGCGTTCCAGTCGTGGCTGTCCTCGCAGGCGGGCAAGACCGCGCTGAACACCGCCGGTCTGCGCCCGTCGAAGCAGGCGGCGGGCTCGGAGTTCCGCGAGGAGCACGGCGTGCAGGCAGGCCCGATCCTCGACAACGACGAGGCCGCACCCGACCTCTCCGAGTGGCCTGCCTTCGAACGCAAGTACGACCAGGCCAAACGCGACGGCCGGATCTGGCTCACCCTCGACGCCTCCGGCTCCATGACCGAGCAGACCGCGACCGGTGAGAGCCGCTTCGCCGTCGCCGTCGACGGCGTCCGCAAGGCCCTCACCCAGATGGGCGCCCGCGACACCTACGGCCTCTCCGTCTTCAGCGGCTCCGAGGTCCGCCCCCTGGTCCCGCTCGGCCGCCGCGACCGCGAGGCCGCCACCACCGCCCTGGAAGCAGTCACCCCCACCGGCGGCACCCCGCTGCACCAGGCCATCCTCGACAGCGCCGCCCGCATCGGCACCGACGACGCCGACCACGTCAGCGCGGTCATCGCCCTGACCGACGGCGAGGACACCACCAGCCCTCAGACCCGAGCCGACGTGGCCGCAGCCCTCCGCGACCGCCCGGTGCGGGTGTTCGTGGTCGCGGTGGGCGACGCGAGCTGCGCGGCCCACGCCCTGACCACGATCACCGACGCGTCCGGCGGGGAGTGCCACGACTCCACGATGGACACGCTGGGCGACGACCTGGCAGCGCTGTTCCGGAAGCTGTGGGGAGGAGCCCCGTGA
- a CDS encoding extracellular solute-binding protein has translation MNWSRRVWSALPRLGPPGVVWANRSWLAMGMAVGIVLTILFTSGIQPLFRESTAWEKGKLVILSGRDQSDGQRRALINQWNAENPEHQAEIIELSTEADGQRSEMVARAREKAENADVYNLDVMWTAEFAQSGYLRPLSGVDTSGFLRQPLESCRYQNVLWALPFNTDAGLLFFRKDLVTEVPLELEEITTASTRTLRAAPDARLQAGYAGQFSDYEGLTVNALELIWAENGEVVDETGKVVIDNDRTRRALRWLADGLKGDKPVVLKEARAENEPLSTQAFRDGKVVFMRNWPLAHRVLTANQAETDGRPRLDFTVAQLPGPSVLGGQNLAISSKSTKPRAAQALIEFLAGPRSQQLLFERGGLAATRGIVYQDSRVETEHPYARLLLKAIENARLRPITPYYSRFSEVFRDIVRYAIEHDGALPSNAAERLTAALQGR, from the coding sequence GTGAACTGGTCAAGACGGGTCTGGTCCGCGCTACCCCGCCTCGGCCCGCCCGGCGTCGTCTGGGCGAACCGGTCCTGGCTCGCGATGGGCATGGCGGTCGGCATCGTGCTGACCATCCTGTTCACCAGCGGCATCCAGCCCCTGTTCCGCGAGTCGACCGCGTGGGAGAAGGGGAAGCTGGTCATCCTCTCCGGGCGGGACCAGAGCGACGGGCAGCGGCGGGCGCTCATCAACCAGTGGAACGCCGAGAACCCCGAGCACCAGGCGGAGATCATCGAGCTGTCCACCGAGGCGGACGGGCAGCGCAGTGAGATGGTGGCGCGGGCCAGGGAGAAGGCGGAGAACGCGGACGTCTACAACCTCGACGTGATGTGGACGGCCGAGTTCGCGCAGTCGGGGTACCTGCGGCCGCTGTCCGGTGTGGACACGAGCGGGTTCCTCAGGCAGCCGCTGGAGAGTTGCCGGTACCAGAACGTGCTGTGGGCGTTGCCGTTCAACACCGACGCCGGGTTGTTGTTCTTCCGCAAGGACCTGGTCACCGAAGTGCCGTTGGAGCTCGAGGAAATCACGACCGCGTCCACCCGGACGCTGAGAGCCGCGCCGGACGCGCGGCTGCAGGCCGGGTACGCCGGGCAGTTCTCCGACTACGAGGGGCTGACGGTCAACGCGCTGGAGCTGATCTGGGCCGAGAACGGCGAGGTGGTCGACGAGACCGGCAAGGTGGTCATCGACAACGACCGCACCCGGCGCGCCCTGCGGTGGCTCGCGGACGGCCTCAAGGGCGACAAGCCGGTCGTGCTCAAGGAGGCTCGGGCCGAGAACGAGCCGTTGAGCACGCAGGCGTTCCGGGACGGGAAGGTCGTGTTCATGCGCAACTGGCCGTTGGCGCACCGGGTGCTGACGGCCAACCAGGCGGAGACCGACGGGCGGCCGCGGCTCGACTTCACGGTGGCGCAGCTGCCGGGGCCGAGTGTGCTGGGCGGGCAGAACCTGGCCATCTCCAGCAAGTCGACCAAGCCGCGGGCCGCGCAGGCGTTGATCGAGTTCCTGGCCGGGCCGCGCAGCCAGCAGCTGTTGTTCGAACGGGGCGGGCTCGCGGCCACGAGGGGGATCGTGTACCAGGACAGTCGCGTCGAGACGGAACACCCGTACGCGCGTCTGTTGCTCAAGGCCATCGAGAACGCGCGATTACGCCCGATCACGCCGTACTACTCGCGGTTCAGCGAAGTGTTCCGCGACATCGTCCGGTACGCCATCGAGCACGACGGCGCGCTTCCGTCCAACGCCGCGGAACGGCTGACGGCTGCCCTCCAGGGGCGGTGA
- a CDS encoding ferrochelatase has protein sequence MSFDALLWLSFGGPEGPEDVRPFLENVVRGRGVPPERLDEVEAHYQHFGGVSPINRLNLEAIDAVRARGFELPIYFGNRNWHPMVEDTVAQMKADGVRRALVFPTSAYGGYSACRQYDEDIVRALAAVPDGPELVKLRQFFDHPLFISSFADGVRAAAAGLSGPYRVVFTAHSVPVSADKAAGPPSEGGYRYSRQVVEASRLVAAELGITEYDVVWQSRSGPPQIPWLEPDIVDHIDALHAKGVTGVVVCPIGFVSDHLEVVWDLDTEARDRAAELGMEFARAATPNGDPRFAELVVELVAEHTSGAPARKLSSFTAAGCTVNGAPCAPLCCEPAKRPVKA, from the coding sequence GTGAGTTTCGACGCGCTGCTCTGGCTTTCCTTCGGCGGACCGGAAGGTCCTGAGGACGTCCGTCCCTTCCTCGAGAACGTGGTTCGCGGACGTGGCGTGCCGCCGGAGCGGCTGGACGAGGTCGAGGCCCATTACCAGCACTTCGGCGGCGTGTCGCCGATCAACCGCTTGAACCTGGAAGCCATCGACGCGGTCCGTGCCCGTGGTTTCGAGCTGCCGATCTACTTCGGCAACCGCAACTGGCACCCGATGGTGGAGGACACCGTCGCCCAGATGAAGGCGGACGGCGTCCGTCGCGCGTTGGTGTTCCCGACGAGCGCCTACGGCGGCTACTCCGCCTGCCGCCAGTACGACGAGGACATCGTGCGCGCGCTGGCGGCCGTGCCGGACGGACCCGAACTGGTGAAGCTGCGCCAGTTCTTCGACCACCCGCTGTTCATCTCCTCCTTCGCCGACGGCGTCCGCGCCGCTGCTGCCGGTCTGTCCGGCCCGTACCGGGTGGTGTTCACCGCGCACTCGGTGCCGGTGTCCGCGGACAAGGCCGCCGGCCCGCCGTCGGAAGGCGGCTACCGCTACTCGCGCCAGGTCGTCGAGGCGTCCCGGCTGGTCGCGGCCGAGCTGGGCATCACCGAGTACGACGTGGTGTGGCAGTCGCGCTCCGGCCCGCCGCAGATCCCGTGGCTGGAGCCCGACATCGTCGACCACATCGACGCACTGCACGCCAAGGGCGTGACCGGCGTCGTCGTGTGCCCGATCGGGTTCGTGTCCGACCACCTCGAGGTCGTGTGGGACCTCGACACCGAGGCCCGCGACCGCGCCGCCGAGCTCGGCATGGAGTTCGCCCGCGCGGCGACCCCGAACGGCGACCCGCGCTTCGCCGAGCTCGTGGTGGAGCTGGTGGCCGAGCACACCTCCGGCGCTCCGGCGCGCAAGCTGTCGTCGTTCACGGCGGCCGGCTGCACGGTGAACGGCGCCCCGTGCGCGCCGTTGTGCTGCGAGCCGGCGAAGCGCCCCGTCAAGGCCTAG
- the fabI gene encoding enoyl-ACP reductase FabI, which yields MTGLLEGKRLLITGVITDASIAFHVARVAQEQGAEVVLTGFGRMSLVQRIAQRLPKPAPVVELDVQNQEHLDTLAERVGEHVDGLDGVVHAIGFAPQSCLGAPFMDAPWEDVSVAMHVSAYSYKALVQAVRPMLSHGSSVVGLDFDARQAWPAYNWMGAAKAAFESINRYMARDLGPDGIRVNLISAGPVRTMAAKSIPGFSELEKMWGEKAPLSWDVDDPTPVAKSVCGLLSDWFPATTGSMVFVDGGVHFLGL from the coding sequence GTGACCGGACTGCTCGAAGGCAAGCGGCTGCTGATCACCGGTGTGATCACCGACGCGTCGATCGCCTTCCACGTCGCACGCGTCGCCCAGGAGCAGGGCGCCGAGGTCGTGCTGACCGGGTTCGGCCGGATGAGCCTCGTGCAGCGCATCGCCCAGCGCCTGCCCAAGCCCGCGCCCGTGGTCGAGCTCGACGTGCAGAACCAGGAGCACCTCGACACGCTCGCCGAGCGCGTCGGTGAGCACGTCGACGGTCTCGACGGCGTCGTGCACGCCATCGGCTTCGCCCCGCAGAGCTGCCTCGGCGCGCCGTTCATGGACGCGCCGTGGGAGGACGTCTCCGTCGCGATGCACGTCTCGGCGTACTCGTACAAGGCGCTGGTGCAGGCCGTGCGCCCGATGCTGTCGCACGGCTCGTCGGTCGTCGGTCTCGACTTCGACGCCCGCCAGGCGTGGCCCGCCTACAACTGGATGGGCGCGGCGAAGGCGGCGTTCGAGTCGATCAACCGCTACATGGCGCGTGACCTCGGCCCGGACGGCATCCGCGTGAACCTGATCTCCGCGGGTCCGGTGCGCACGATGGCCGCGAAGTCGATCCCCGGCTTCTCCGAGCTGGAGAAGATGTGGGGCGAGAAGGCGCCGCTGTCGTGGGACGTCGACGACCCGACGCCGGTCGCGAAGTCGGTCTGCGGCCTGCTGTCGGACTGGTTCCCGGCCACCACGGGCTCGATGGTGTTCGTCGACGGCGGCGTGCACTTCCTCGGTCTCTGA